TGCCATTTTCCTTCAACTTATCGTAGCGATTCACGTGGATTCCGACTCTGTGCCTTGTATCCCGTGTCAGGGTGTTTAAAATAGAGGGAGAATAGAATTCTTTCAGGCTGCAGGTGCGGGCCATTCTTGGTGCGCGCGTAGCCCTACTTAAGGAACAGATATGTCCTGGACAGATGAGCGCGTAGAGACCCTCAAAAAGATGTGGGGCGAAGGACAATCTGCGAGTCAGATTGCTAAAGAACTTGGTGGCGTGACGCGCAATGCCGTTATCGGCAAAGTGCACCGTTTGGGTCTGTCTAATCGCACGACCACGGCGAAAACCACACCCGAGAAGAAAGCCGCCCCCGCGAAACCTGCGGCACGGACAAAGGCCGCCGAACCGCGCGTTGAGCCTAAAGTTGAGGCCAAGCCGGTGAGCCCCGAGCCGACGCGCCCGATTCCAATTCGCAAGGCCATCATTCCTGCGGGCCAACCGTTGCCGCCGCAACCCTCGGCAAATGAGATCAGCCCTGAAGCCATGGCCTCCGTGCGCGAAGTTGAGAAAACAGCGAAGAAGCTGACCCTCATGCAACTAACCGAGCGGACCTGCAAATGGCCGATTGGTGACCCTGCAACCGAGGAGTTTTGGTTCTGTGGTTTGGACACCAAGGCTGGCAAACCCTATTGCGAAGCGCATGTGGGCGTGGCCTTCCAACCGATGAGCAGCCGCCGCGAGCGTCGCCGCTAGACAGTCGGAACAGTATTTTAAAAGGCGCCCGTTTGTGGCGCCTTTTTTATTTGCGTGATCAGTTTTGCCCTAGGAGTTTCAGCAATTCCTTGGTTGCGGCTTCCTCAAGAGTGCGCCGCGCGGCATCTTCTAGGCTCTCATCTTTTTTCTGCTTCACGCCAAGTTTTTTAATCGCATTGGCTTTTGCAGCCTTCTCAGCGTCTTTCAGCTTTTTCTCTAGAACCGCTTTCTCCGCGCTCAACTCCTGATTAACGATCGCCTCAAGATCGAGCGAAAAACGAAGGTCGGCCCATGGACCACGTATAAGCAACGGCA
This Falsihalocynthiibacter arcticus DNA region includes the following protein-coding sequences:
- a CDS encoding GcrA family cell cycle regulator, which encodes MSWTDERVETLKKMWGEGQSASQIAKELGGVTRNAVIGKVHRLGLSNRTTTAKTTPEKKAAPAKPAARTKAAEPRVEPKVEAKPVSPEPTRPIPIRKAIIPAGQPLPPQPSANEISPEAMASVREVEKTAKKLTLMQLTERTCKWPIGDPATEEFWFCGLDTKAGKPYCEAHVGVAFQPMSSRRERRR